One genomic region from Candidatus Binataceae bacterium encodes:
- a CDS encoding transposase gives MKRARFSEEQIISILKEGEAGAKVTELCRRHGISDATFYTWRSKYGRLEVSEMRRLRQLEEENRRLKSIVADQALDLRALNDVLGKNGYGPR, from the coding sequence ATGAAACGAGCGCGGTTCAGTGAGGAACAGATCATCAGCATCCTGAAGGAGGGGGAAGCCGGGGCGAAGGTGACGGAGTTGTGCCGGCGCCACGGGATCTCGGACGCGACCTTCTACACGTGGCGCAGCAAGTACGGCAGGCTGGAGGTCTCGGAGATGCGCCGGCTGCGCCAGCTCGAGGAGGAGAACCGGCGGCTTAAGTCGATCGTGGCGGACCAGGCGCTGGACCTGCGGGCGCTCAATGACGTGCTGGGAAAAAACGGATACGGCCCGCGGTGA
- a CDS encoding alpha/beta hydrolase: MPEDKFQLAGGLKLHYLDFGGEGKPVLVCIHGLTGNAHNFDALAPQLAARYRVLSVDVRGRGDSAWGAPLDYNPQVYVSDLKEFLDALGIKRVSLVGTSMGGIISMMYAGGYPETVERLVLNDIGPEIDPAGLVRIMAYVSQAPERFKDMTEVSAYYRATYPPAAKLSDAELSEWVRWSVKPAENRGLTWKMDPAVRRPPRGGSAARPIDLWLPYNRVIAPILIVRGVESDILSRDTAARMVKVQRGVRLVEVPGVAHAPSLVEPEALDAIKSFFGL, encoded by the coding sequence ATGCCAGAAGACAAGTTTCAGCTCGCCGGCGGCTTAAAGCTGCACTATCTCGACTTCGGCGGCGAGGGAAAGCCCGTGCTGGTCTGTATCCACGGACTGACGGGCAACGCGCACAATTTCGACGCCCTCGCCCCCCAGCTGGCCGCACGCTACCGCGTGCTCTCAGTGGACGTCCGCGGCCGCGGCGACAGCGCGTGGGGCGCTCCGCTCGACTACAATCCGCAGGTCTACGTCAGCGACCTCAAGGAATTCCTCGACGCGCTCGGGATCAAACGCGTAAGCCTCGTCGGAACCTCGATGGGCGGGATTATCTCGATGATGTATGCCGGCGGCTATCCGGAGACCGTCGAGCGCCTGGTGCTGAATGACATCGGGCCCGAGATCGATCCGGCCGGCCTCGTCCGAATCATGGCCTATGTAAGCCAGGCGCCCGAGCGCTTCAAGGACATGACCGAGGTCTCGGCCTACTATCGCGCGACCTACCCGCCGGCGGCAAAACTTTCCGACGCTGAGCTAAGCGAGTGGGTGCGATGGTCGGTCAAGCCGGCCGAAAACCGCGGGCTCACGTGGAAGATGGATCCGGCGGTGCGGCGCCCCCCGCGCGGCGGCTCGGCGGCGCGGCCGATCGATCTGTGGCTGCCGTATAATCGCGTAATCGCGCCGATCCTGATCGTGCGCGGCGTCGAGAGCGACATCCTCTCGCGCGACACGGCTGCGCGGATGGTCAAGGTGCAGCGCGGCGTGCGCCTGGTCGAGGTTCCCGGCGTCGCGCACGCGCCTTCGCTGGTCGAGCCGGAAGCGCTGGACGCGATCAAGAGTTTCTTCGGCCTCTAG
- a CDS encoding Crp/Fnr family transcriptional regulator, whose amino-acid sequence MRRHETIFFEGEDASQVYVLLSGVAKLTFLNANERVLVSLVGPGEIFGVSSLLTADKRPFRCDAFSDCLVGVTSPQAFVDATLGIRLEDLSRVLDLTVGRWWTMLLRYTNFVGLALRERLAGALLELGTKFGAEDARGQLLTLKLTHSDLAELVGASRQRITEQLSEFERIGVIIRDGRRLIIVPQELLALVHGARPSTPTDNQTNGGAQSSPKPIQAPRATQASGPEQASRPIQAKARPV is encoded by the coding sequence GTGCGACGGCATGAAACTATATTCTTCGAAGGCGAGGACGCAAGTCAAGTTTATGTGCTGCTCTCGGGTGTCGCCAAGCTGACTTTTCTCAACGCCAACGAACGGGTGCTGGTCTCGCTCGTCGGTCCGGGCGAGATTTTCGGCGTTTCCTCGCTGCTCACAGCGGACAAGCGGCCCTTTCGATGCGACGCGTTCAGCGACTGTCTGGTCGGCGTCACTAGCCCGCAGGCCTTCGTCGACGCGACGTTGGGAATACGGCTTGAGGATTTAAGCCGAGTGCTCGACCTGACGGTGGGCCGATGGTGGACGATGCTGCTCCGGTACACCAATTTCGTGGGGCTCGCGCTCCGCGAGCGCCTTGCGGGCGCGTTGCTGGAATTGGGAACCAAGTTCGGCGCCGAGGACGCGCGCGGCCAGTTGCTGACGCTGAAACTCACCCATAGCGATCTCGCCGAACTGGTGGGCGCCTCGCGCCAGCGCATCACCGAGCAGCTCAGCGAATTCGAGCGCATCGGCGTGATCATCCGCGACGGGCGTCGCCTCATCATCGTCCCGCAAGAACTGCTCGCGCTGGTGCATGGCGCCAGACCAAGCACTCCGACCGACAACCAGACCAACGGCGGCGCACAATCCTCGCCAAAACCGATTCAAGCACCAAGGGCGACTCAAGCGTCAGGACCGGAGCAAGCGTCAAGACCGATTCAAGCGAAGGCGCGGCCCGTTTGA
- a CDS encoding LLM class flavin-dependent oxidoreductase: MKFGIGPFNLQAPHGSGKPHTQVYREMLEQAELAEELGFDSAWLIEHHFKEDGECPSVLLTAAAMAARTSKIKIGTAMLLLPLHRPVRVAEDVAVLDNIANGRLIVGVAAGYRPIEFEGLGEARKGREARMEEQLEILINAWTRDSFAHNGRHYQFPEISVMPKPAQKPHPPIWIGASTEGGFRRAAKWADALCSSPRHHLSDLKNHYASYRRYLGEFGREEVCTPVIREVYCAETMERAEREGGPGMIYIQAGMYGRWAQVRELKDDRGRPVAGAGGVSLETFRERFILGDPDHCIREIEKYQRELGMDYLQCMMDFPNVDAELTKKSMRLFAREVMPHFRPR, encoded by the coding sequence ATGAAATTCGGTATCGGCCCCTTCAATCTGCAGGCGCCTCACGGCTCTGGCAAGCCGCATACGCAGGTTTACCGTGAGATGCTCGAGCAGGCTGAACTTGCGGAGGAACTGGGTTTCGACTCCGCCTGGCTCATCGAGCACCACTTCAAGGAAGACGGCGAGTGCCCGTCGGTGCTGCTTACGGCGGCCGCGATGGCGGCGCGCACCAGCAAAATAAAGATCGGCACGGCGATGCTCCTGCTGCCGCTCCATCGCCCGGTCCGCGTCGCCGAGGACGTTGCAGTACTCGACAATATCGCCAATGGCCGCCTTATCGTCGGAGTCGCGGCCGGCTACCGTCCGATCGAGTTCGAAGGGTTGGGAGAGGCGCGCAAGGGGCGGGAGGCGCGGATGGAAGAGCAGCTGGAAATCCTGATCAACGCCTGGACCAGGGATTCGTTCGCGCACAACGGCAGGCACTACCAGTTTCCGGAAATCTCGGTGATGCCCAAGCCCGCCCAAAAGCCGCATCCGCCGATCTGGATCGGCGCTTCGACCGAGGGCGGCTTTCGCCGGGCGGCGAAATGGGCGGACGCGCTTTGCTCCTCGCCGCGCCATCACCTGAGCGATCTGAAGAATCATTATGCCAGTTATCGGCGCTATCTCGGCGAATTTGGCCGCGAGGAGGTCTGCACGCCGGTCATCCGCGAGGTTTATTGTGCCGAGACCATGGAGCGCGCCGAGCGTGAGGGCGGTCCTGGGATGATCTATATCCAAGCCGGGATGTACGGACGCTGGGCGCAGGTGCGCGAACTTAAGGACGACCGCGGCCGGCCGGTTGCGGGCGCCGGAGGCGTAAGCCTGGAAACCTTCCGCGAGCGCTTCATCCTGGGCGATCCGGACCATTGCATCCGCGAGATCGAGAAATACCAGCGCGAACTCGGGATGGATTACCTGCAGTGCATGATGGACTTTCCCAACGTGGATGCGGAGTTGACGAAGAAGTCGATGCGGCTGTTCGCGCGCGAAGTGATGCCGCACTTCAGGCCGCGCTGA
- a CDS encoding alpha/beta fold hydrolase codes for MPQPTKQPINAIAGYLLDGAMRTLDGFKKGTHATISDPPPVTPYRVVFESGKLRLRRYAASGKAHRTPLVLVYALIKRPFVLDIQKGRSVVEFLTRAGFDVYLTDWLPPNASDTWRGFDDYVNGDLDKAVRYVRAVTRSAQVSILGYCFGALLSLVYTALHPENVRNLVTATTPFDMGARELPIYKIVDAMTDESMELVTRVYGNCPAWMVQSFFSAMAPVHHAIDKYVGLYRNAERDGFADQFDLFERWMNSDVAMAGRIFREMSGDIFKRNKFARGEFEVGGRKARPEQIRCSLLNVVGDYDDVVHPSSSLGLVDRVSSGDRRNLTFPTGHVGAMVSGAAHKQLWPQIGAWLGERSN; via the coding sequence ATGCCCCAGCCAACTAAGCAGCCCATCAACGCGATTGCGGGCTACTTGCTCGACGGCGCGATGCGCACGCTCGACGGCTTCAAGAAGGGCACGCACGCAACCATCAGCGATCCGCCGCCGGTCACGCCCTATCGGGTCGTGTTCGAAAGCGGCAAGCTGCGCCTTCGCCGCTACGCGGCCTCGGGCAAGGCCCATCGCACGCCATTGGTGCTCGTTTACGCGCTCATCAAGCGGCCGTTCGTGCTCGACATACAGAAGGGCCGCAGCGTAGTCGAATTCCTGACCCGCGCGGGCTTCGACGTCTATCTCACCGATTGGCTGCCGCCCAACGCGAGCGATACATGGCGCGGCTTTGACGACTATGTCAACGGCGACCTCGACAAGGCGGTGCGCTACGTGCGTGCGGTAACGCGGAGCGCGCAGGTCTCGATTCTCGGCTACTGCTTCGGCGCGCTCCTGAGCCTCGTCTATACGGCGCTTCATCCGGAGAATGTGCGCAACCTGGTGACGGCAACCACGCCGTTCGACATGGGTGCGCGCGAATTGCCCATCTACAAGATCGTCGATGCGATGACCGACGAGTCGATGGAGCTGGTCACGCGGGTGTATGGCAATTGTCCGGCGTGGATGGTGCAGTCGTTCTTCAGCGCGATGGCCCCGGTGCATCACGCGATCGACAAGTACGTCGGGCTCTACCGCAACGCCGAGCGCGACGGCTTTGCCGACCAGTTCGACCTGTTCGAGCGCTGGATGAACAGCGACGTAGCCATGGCCGGGCGGATCTTTCGCGAGATGTCGGGCGACATCTTCAAGCGCAACAAGTTCGCGCGCGGCGAATTCGAGGTCGGCGGCCGCAAGGCCAGACCTGAACAAATCAGATGCTCGCTGCTCAACGTGGTCGGCGATTATGACGACGTGGTGCATCCTAGCTCGAGCCTCGGCCTGGTCGATCGCGTGAGCAGCGGCGACCGGCGCAACCTGACCTTCCCGACCGGGCACGTGGGCGCGATGGTGAGCGGCGCCGCGCACAAGCAGCTTTGGCCTCAGATTGGGGCTTGGTTAGGAGAACGATCGAATTGA